A DNA window from Leptolyngbya sp. KIOST-1 contains the following coding sequences:
- a CDS encoding cation-translocating P-type ATPase, with the protein MAPTHRPLWTLPPEEVYSALDTEVTGLSDLEAQRRLDRFGPNELPEPAHRPLWLRFSDQLTHFMALLLWVAGGLAFISHTPALGWAIWAVIWVNAAFSFWQEFRAEQALAALKNVLPSQVRVLRGGELVPMAARQVVRGDVVQLEEGDRIPADARLVSAEGLYLDVSVLTGESLPVARNPHPVRQRETLPLRSGQPLHRRGEQPQHERANPAEISNLVLAGATVAAGRGTAVVYATGTHTEFGRVAHLTTDVGREPSTLEMQVSHIVRVNTAIAVAMGLLVFALTALLVGMDLTESFVFAIGIIVALVPEGLLPTVTLSLAIGVQRMVRRNALVRRLSAVETLSAVNVICTDKTGTLTKNEMTVRYLWLPAHRDSNGPDPSDPTDAQPGLPPGHIRVTGAGYDPTVGRVHLSTDSPLTWALHLLLTGAALCSNARLRHLTAPSRWQEIGDPTEAALVVVAAKAGLNVEDLQKRYPRQREIPFDSRRRMMTVVLNGWADLWPGTLPQGYSQVAFTKGAPLEVVRHCQYLLRDGAVEVLGHGDWEQVVAANDHLARLGFRVLGLAARPGDRLQAMKAQDLEQDLTFIGLVAMFDPPRPEVPEAIAQCHRAGIRVTMVTGDYGLTAEAIAQQIGLVDAPATSHEPIRVITGETLGHLSDAQLQQIVKYRSRLVFARMSPEHKLRLVEAYKATGAVVAVTGDGVNDAPALRSAHIGIAMGLNGTDVAREAADMVLTDDNFATIVSAIEEGRTTYQNIRKFITYILASNVPELLPFLAMVALKIPPALVIMQILAIDLGTDMVPALALGAEVPEAGTMAMPPRAKAQPLMDGGLLLRAYGWLGILEGLLGMAAFGWVWHSHGFDLPALQAVTPALQADSATAPVVAIYMQATTLTLAAIVACQSGNVFACRSETVSVWRLGWWSNPLIWLGLGVEWGLIAAIITLPPLQRIFSTAPLTPGQWAVLLLCPPLVLGLEELRKRYRRGGYDWPAAEPGPPSPGA; encoded by the coding sequence ATGGCTCCAACCCACCGCCCCCTCTGGACCCTGCCCCCGGAGGAGGTCTACTCTGCCCTCGACACTGAGGTCACCGGGCTAAGCGATCTTGAAGCCCAGCGTCGCCTCGATCGCTTTGGCCCCAACGAGCTACCTGAGCCTGCCCATCGCCCGCTGTGGTTGCGCTTTAGTGATCAGCTCACCCACTTCATGGCGCTGTTGCTTTGGGTGGCGGGGGGGCTGGCCTTTATCTCCCACACCCCGGCCCTGGGCTGGGCCATCTGGGCGGTGATCTGGGTAAATGCGGCCTTCAGCTTTTGGCAGGAGTTTCGGGCCGAGCAGGCTCTGGCGGCCCTGAAGAATGTGTTGCCCAGCCAGGTGCGGGTGCTGCGCGGGGGAGAACTGGTGCCAATGGCTGCCCGGCAAGTGGTGCGGGGCGATGTGGTGCAGCTAGAGGAGGGCGATCGCATTCCCGCCGATGCCCGGCTGGTCAGTGCCGAGGGCCTCTACCTGGATGTGTCAGTACTCACTGGCGAGTCGCTGCCCGTGGCCCGCAACCCTCACCCCGTGCGCCAGCGTGAAACCCTGCCCCTGCGCAGCGGCCAGCCCCTCCATCGCCGGGGCGAACAGCCCCAGCACGAGCGAGCTAACCCCGCCGAAATTAGCAACCTGGTGCTGGCGGGGGCTACGGTGGCGGCGGGCCGGGGCACCGCCGTGGTCTACGCCACCGGCACCCACACCGAGTTTGGCCGGGTGGCCCACCTGACTACGGACGTGGGGCGCGAACCCAGCACTCTGGAGATGCAGGTCAGCCACATTGTGCGGGTAAATACGGCGATCGCCGTCGCCATGGGCCTGCTGGTGTTCGCCCTCACCGCCCTGCTGGTGGGTATGGATCTGACCGAGAGCTTTGTCTTTGCCATTGGCATCATCGTCGCCCTGGTGCCCGAGGGGCTGCTGCCCACCGTCACCCTGTCGCTGGCCATTGGAGTGCAGCGCATGGTGCGGCGCAATGCCCTGGTGCGCAGGCTCTCGGCGGTAGAAACCCTGAGCGCCGTCAATGTCATCTGCACCGACAAAACCGGCACCCTGACCAAAAACGAAATGACCGTGCGCTACCTGTGGCTGCCCGCCCACCGAGACTCGAACGGCCCCGATCCATCAGATCCAACTGACGCACAACCAGGTCTACCTCCTGGGCACATTCGCGTCACCGGGGCGGGCTACGACCCCACCGTGGGCCGGGTGCACCTGTCCACCGACTCGCCGCTGACCTGGGCCCTGCACCTGCTGCTGACCGGGGCCGCCCTCTGCTCCAACGCCCGCCTGCGCCACCTCACCGCCCCCAGCCGCTGGCAGGAGATTGGCGACCCCACCGAGGCGGCCCTGGTGGTGGTCGCCGCCAAGGCCGGTCTCAACGTCGAAGACCTCCAGAAACGCTACCCCCGCCAGCGGGAAATTCCCTTTGACTCGCGCCGCCGCATGATGACCGTGGTGCTCAACGGCTGGGCCGACCTCTGGCCCGGCACTCTCCCCCAGGGCTACTCCCAGGTGGCCTTTACCAAGGGCGCGCCCCTGGAGGTGGTGCGCCACTGCCAGTATCTATTGCGAGATGGTGCCGTGGAGGTTCTGGGCCACGGCGACTGGGAGCAGGTGGTGGCAGCCAACGACCACTTGGCCCGCCTGGGCTTTCGGGTGCTGGGGCTGGCCGCCCGGCCCGGCGATCGCCTCCAGGCTATGAAAGCTCAGGATTTAGAACAAGACCTGACCTTTATCGGCCTGGTGGCGATGTTTGACCCACCCCGGCCCGAGGTGCCCGAGGCGATCGCCCAGTGTCACCGGGCGGGCATTCGGGTCACTATGGTCACGGGCGATTACGGGCTCACCGCCGAGGCGATCGCCCAGCAGATTGGCCTGGTCGATGCCCCGGCCACCAGCCATGAACCTATCCGGGTGATCACCGGTGAAACCCTGGGTCACCTCTCCGACGCCCAGCTCCAGCAGATCGTGAAATACCGATCGCGCCTGGTGTTTGCCCGCATGTCGCCCGAGCACAAGCTGCGTCTGGTGGAGGCCTACAAGGCCACCGGGGCCGTGGTGGCGGTGACCGGCGACGGCGTCAACGACGCTCCGGCCCTGCGATCGGCCCACATCGGCATTGCCATGGGGCTCAACGGTACCGATGTGGCCCGCGAGGCCGCCGACATGGTGCTCACCGACGACAACTTTGCCACCATCGTCAGCGCGATCGAGGAGGGCCGCACCACCTACCAAAACATCCGCAAGTTCATCACCTATATCCTGGCCTCCAACGTGCCCGAGCTACTGCCCTTTTTAGCGATGGTGGCTCTCAAAATACCGCCAGCCCTGGTGATTATGCAGATTCTGGCGATTGACCTGGGCACCGATATGGTGCCCGCCCTGGCCCTGGGGGCCGAGGTGCCGGAAGCAGGCACCATGGCAATGCCCCCCCGCGCCAAGGCCCAACCGCTGATGGATGGCGGCCTGCTGCTGCGGGCCTACGGCTGGCTAGGCATCCTGGAGGGCCTGCTGGGTATGGCCGCTTTTGGCTGGGTGTGGCACAGCCACGGGTTTGACCTGCCCGCCCTTCAGGCCGTCACCCCCGCCCTCCAGGCCGATAGTGCTACGGCCCCGGTGGTGGCCATCTATATGCAGGCCACCACCCTCACCCTGGCGGCGATCGTCGCCTGCCAGAGCGGCAATGTGTTCGCCTGCCGCTCTGAAACGGTGTCCGTCTGGCGGCTGGGCTGGTGGTCTAACCCGCTGATCTGGCTGGGTCTGGGGGTGGAGTGGGGCTTGATTGCCGCGATAATCACCCTGCCGCCGCTACAGCGCATTTTTTCGACGGCACCGCTCACCCCTGGGCAGTGGGCAGTACTGCTGCTGTGTCCGCCTCTGGTGCTCGGCCTGGAGGAGCTGCGCAAACGCTATAGACGTGGTGGCTACGATTGGCCCGCTGCTGAGCCAGGGCCGCCATCTCCTGGCGCTTAG